One stretch of Rhizobium rhizoryzae DNA includes these proteins:
- the leuS gene encoding leucine--tRNA ligase yields MATERYNPRDAEPRWQAKWSEAKTFETDNSDTRDKYYVLEMFPYPSGRIHMGHVRNYAMGDVVARYKRARGFNVLHPMGWDAFGMPAENAAMQNKVHPKDWTYQNIATMRGQLKSMGLSLDWAREFATCDVAYYQRQQHLFLDMMEKGLVYRKQSKVNWDPVDQTVLANEQVIEGRGWRSGALVEQRELTQWFFKITEFAQDLLDSLDGLDQWPEKVRLMQKNWIGRSEGLTIRWELAEASRIAADCSEIEVYTTRPDTLFGASFLAISADHPVAKALAASNSEIQDFCEECRRQGTSLAALETAEKKGYNTGLFVRHPLDPAWEVPVYIANFVLMDYGTGAIFGCPSGDQRDLDFARKYDLPVVPVVMPEGGDAASFTVGTEAYDGDGVMINSRFLDGLTTDAAFQKVADLLTSQQLGNAPQAARKVNFRLRDWGVSRQRYWGCPIPVIHCEDCGVVPVPKKDLPVQLPDDVTFDVPGNPLDRHPTWRNVACPCCGKPARRETDTMDTFVDSSWYFARFTAPWEDNPTDPAVANRWLPVDQYIGGIEHAILHLLYSRFFTRAMRETGHLDLKEPFKGLFTQGMVVHETYRLGEGQSGQWVAPADIRIEEVDGARKAFLLSSGAEVAIGSIEKMSKSKKNVVDPDDIIASYGADTARFFVLSDSPPDRDVIWSEAGVEGSHRFVQRVWRLISEAAPVLSKVAANPAKEGAALSVSQAAHKTLQAVQQDYDKLAFNKAVARIYELVNTLASPLTQVAAGTQDDAYVAAVREAAHILIQIVAPMTPHLAEECWSVLGNQGLVAEATWPAFDPVLVADNEVTLPVQINGKKRAELTIARDADQNAVQAAVLQLEAVQAALSGSAPKKIIIVPQRIINIVV; encoded by the coding sequence ATGGCGACCGAACGTTACAATCCGCGGGATGCCGAACCCCGTTGGCAGGCAAAGTGGTCCGAAGCGAAAACCTTCGAGACAGACAACAGCGATACGCGCGACAAGTATTACGTGCTTGAGATGTTCCCCTATCCGTCGGGTCGCATCCATATGGGCCATGTGCGCAACTATGCCATGGGGGATGTTGTTGCTCGCTACAAGCGTGCGCGTGGTTTCAACGTTCTGCATCCCATGGGCTGGGATGCGTTCGGCATGCCAGCGGAAAACGCGGCCATGCAGAACAAGGTTCATCCAAAGGACTGGACCTATCAGAACATTGCCACCATGCGCGGCCAGCTGAAATCCATGGGCCTTTCATTGGATTGGGCGCGCGAGTTCGCAACCTGCGACGTGGCCTACTATCAGCGTCAGCAGCACCTGTTCCTCGACATGATGGAAAAGGGTCTGGTTTACCGCAAGCAGTCCAAGGTCAACTGGGATCCGGTCGATCAGACTGTTCTCGCCAATGAGCAGGTCATCGAAGGGCGCGGCTGGCGTTCGGGGGCCCTTGTCGAACAGCGCGAACTGACCCAGTGGTTCTTCAAGATTACAGAATTCGCCCAGGATCTGCTTGATTCGCTGGACGGCCTCGACCAGTGGCCGGAAAAAGTGCGTCTGATGCAGAAGAACTGGATCGGTCGCTCTGAAGGCCTGACCATTCGCTGGGAACTGGCGGAAGCAAGCCGTATTGCTGCGGACTGCAGCGAAATTGAAGTCTATACGACCCGTCCTGACACTCTGTTTGGCGCATCCTTCCTCGCGATCTCGGCAGATCACCCTGTCGCCAAGGCACTGGCGGCATCCAACAGCGAGATCCAGGATTTCTGCGAGGAATGCCGTCGTCAGGGCACGTCGCTTGCCGCGCTCGAAACAGCCGAGAAGAAGGGCTACAATACGGGCCTGTTCGTCAGGCACCCGCTCGATCCGGCTTGGGAAGTTCCGGTTTACATCGCGAATTTTGTGCTGATGGATTACGGCACAGGCGCCATTTTCGGCTGCCCGTCTGGTGATCAGCGCGACCTGGATTTCGCCCGCAAGTACGATCTTCCCGTTGTTCCAGTGGTCATGCCGGAAGGTGGCGATGCAGCCAGCTTCACCGTGGGCACCGAGGCCTATGACGGTGACGGCGTGATGATCAATTCCCGGTTCCTGGATGGTCTGACGACAGACGCCGCCTTCCAGAAGGTAGCCGATCTGCTGACATCCCAGCAACTTGGGAACGCTCCGCAGGCTGCCCGTAAGGTGAACTTCCGCCTGCGCGATTGGGGCGTTTCTCGCCAACGCTATTGGGGTTGCCCGATCCCGGTCATTCATTGCGAAGACTGTGGCGTCGTCCCGGTGCCGAAGAAAGATCTGCCCGTTCAGCTTCCGGATGACGTGACCTTCGATGTACCCGGAAACCCGCTGGACCGTCACCCGACTTGGCGCAATGTGGCGTGCCCATGCTGTGGCAAGCCTGCTCGTCGTGAGACGGACACGATGGATACCTTTGTGGATTCCAGCTGGTACTTCGCCCGCTTCACAGCGCCCTGGGAAGACAATCCGACAGATCCGGCAGTGGCCAACCGATGGCTTCCCGTGGACCAGTACATCGGCGGCATCGAGCATGCGATCCTGCATCTCCTGTATTCGCGCTTCTTTACGCGCGCCATGCGCGAGACGGGTCATCTCGACCTCAAGGAACCCTTCAAGGGCCTCTTTACGCAGGGCATGGTGGTTCATGAAACCTACCGCCTCGGCGAAGGCCAGAGCGGCCAGTGGGTCGCACCCGCGGATATCCGTATTGAAGAAGTTGATGGTGCCCGCAAAGCCTTCCTCTTGAGTTCCGGTGCGGAAGTGGCCATCGGCTCGATTGAAAAGATGTCGAAGTCGAAGAAGAACGTCGTGGATCCCGACGACATCATCGCTTCCTATGGTGCCGACACTGCCCGCTTCTTCGTGTTGTCCGACTCGCCTCCCGATCGCGATGTGATCTGGTCTGAAGCCGGAGTTGAGGGCTCGCACCGGTTCGTCCAGCGCGTCTGGCGCCTGATCTCGGAAGCGGCACCTGTTTTGAGCAAGGTTGCGGCGAACCCTGCCAAGGAAGGCGCTGCGCTGTCTGTTTCACAGGCCGCACACAAGACTTTGCAGGCCGTTCAACAGGACTATGACAAGCTGGCGTTCAACAAGGCCGTTGCACGCATCTACGAACTGGTGAACACTCTTGCATCTCCGCTGACGCAGGTGGCAGCAGGCACTCAGGATGATGCTTACGTAGCTGCTGTCCGTGAAGCTGCACATATCCTGATCCAGATCGTCGCGCCGATGACCCCCCATCTTGCGGAAGAGTGCTGGTCCGTGCTCGGCAATCAAGGTCTTGTCGCAGAAGCCACCTGGCCTGCCTTCGACCCGGTTCTGGTTGCTGATAACGAGGTCACTCTTCCGGTCCAAATTAACGGAAAGAAGCGTGCCGAATTGACAATCGCGCGTGACGCAGACCAGAATGCGGTTCAAGCTGCGGTCCTGCAGCTGGAGGCGGTTCAGGCTGCTCTTTCCGGTAGCGCACCGAAGAAGATCATTATCGTCCCACAGAGGATCATCAACATTGTTGTTTGA
- a CDS encoding YggS family pyridoxal phosphate-dependent enzyme has protein sequence MTVEERLQDVKQKISMAERDAGRAEASVTLVAVSKTFDADAIRPVISAGQRVFGENRVQESEGKWPQLKAETPGIELHLIGPLQSNKAADAVALFDVIETIDREKIARAVATEMQKQGKTVRLYVQVNIGMEPQKAGIEPKQTVAFVHFCRDELKLEIEGLMCIPPAEDHPGPYFALLRKLAEEAGVSKLSMGMSGDFETAIGFGATSVRVGSAIFGHR, from the coding sequence ATGACTGTCGAAGAACGACTTCAGGACGTTAAGCAGAAGATTTCGATGGCGGAACGGGATGCGGGCCGCGCGGAGGCATCGGTAACGCTGGTTGCCGTTTCCAAAACCTTCGATGCTGATGCGATTCGCCCTGTTATTTCAGCCGGTCAGCGCGTGTTCGGTGAAAACCGTGTTCAGGAAAGCGAAGGAAAGTGGCCACAGCTGAAGGCGGAAACTCCTGGCATCGAGCTCCACCTTATTGGTCCTTTGCAATCGAACAAGGCGGCTGACGCGGTTGCGCTTTTTGATGTCATCGAAACCATTGACCGGGAGAAAATTGCCCGGGCCGTGGCAACAGAAATGCAAAAGCAAGGCAAGACAGTTCGGCTTTACGTGCAGGTCAATATCGGAATGGAGCCGCAAAAGGCCGGTATTGAGCCGAAACAGACGGTTGCTTTTGTCCATTTCTGCCGTGATGAACTGAAGCTGGAAATTGAGGGCCTGATGTGTATCCCACCCGCGGAAGATCATCCCGGTCCCTATTTCGCATTGCTTCGCAAGCTGGCGGAAGAGGCTGGCGTGTCCAAGCTCTCCATGGGAATGTCGGGTGACTTCGAAACGGCTATCGGTTTTGGTGCCACCAGCGTCCGGGTCGGTTCCGCAATTTTTGGTCATCGCTGA
- a CDS encoding propionyl-CoA synthetase yields the protein MHANSRYREVYQDWQQNPQAFWAKQADNLHWFKQPDKIFDESQGVYGRWFVGGETNTCYNCLDRHVADGKGAQPALIYDSAMTGEKRVYTYDEVLTEVQAIAAVLQNLGVEKGDRVVIYMPMVAEATFSMLACARLGAIHSVVFGGFAAHELATRLDDSQAKIVISASCGLEPGRVVPYKPLLDQAVDMARVKPQACIILQRDQHHAVLRYEHGDMDFAQAVEAEKVKGTQVPCVPVLATDPLYVLYTSGTTGQPKGVIRDNGGHMVALLWSMRNFFGVKPGETFWAASDIGWVVGHSYIVYGPLIAGNASVIFEGKPIGTPDAGTYWRVVQDHDVKVMFTAPTAFRAIRREDGDGEHIERYDTSGLRALFLAGERADTETIKWAERMLKVPVIDHWWQTETGWPVAGNPVGLGLMPVKYGSPTLPMPGYDLQVVDDAGYPVPANTLGNIVLKLPLPPGCLVSFWNADDRFRTSCLEEFPGYYKTADAGLVDEDGYVFVMARTDDIINCAGHRLSTGAMEEVCAMHPDVAECAVIGVADALKGQIPCGFLVLKAKVDRDEKLIAKEIVELVRNEIGPVAAFKNVMVVTRLPKTRSGKILRGTMQKIADGLPWKMPATIDDPTILDEISEILQKHGYCEPQKALAG from the coding sequence ATGCACGCAAACAGCCGATATCGTGAGGTCTATCAGGACTGGCAACAGAACCCGCAAGCGTTCTGGGCGAAGCAAGCGGACAATCTTCACTGGTTCAAGCAGCCGGACAAGATTTTCGACGAATCGCAGGGCGTCTACGGGCGCTGGTTCGTCGGAGGCGAAACCAACACCTGCTATAACTGTCTCGACAGGCACGTAGCAGATGGCAAGGGTGCCCAGCCCGCCCTCATCTATGATAGCGCCATGACGGGCGAGAAGCGCGTCTATACCTATGACGAAGTGCTGACGGAAGTTCAGGCTATTGCTGCTGTTCTGCAAAACCTGGGCGTTGAAAAAGGCGACCGGGTCGTCATCTACATGCCGATGGTGGCAGAAGCGACGTTCTCCATGCTGGCTTGCGCGCGTCTCGGCGCGATCCACTCGGTGGTTTTCGGGGGCTTTGCGGCCCATGAGCTGGCAACGCGGCTGGATGACTCGCAGGCAAAGATCGTGATCAGCGCCAGCTGCGGATTGGAGCCCGGGCGCGTCGTTCCCTACAAGCCATTGCTCGATCAGGCCGTTGATATGGCAAGGGTCAAGCCGCAGGCCTGCATCATCCTGCAACGCGACCAGCATCATGCGGTGCTTCGGTATGAGCATGGCGACATGGATTTCGCTCAGGCGGTGGAGGCGGAGAAGGTCAAGGGCACACAGGTGCCTTGCGTTCCGGTTCTTGCAACGGATCCGCTTTACGTGCTCTACACGTCCGGAACGACCGGCCAGCCCAAAGGCGTCATACGCGATAATGGGGGCCATATGGTCGCCCTGCTCTGGAGCATGCGCAACTTCTTTGGCGTGAAACCCGGTGAAACATTCTGGGCGGCTTCGGATATCGGCTGGGTCGTTGGCCATTCCTATATCGTCTACGGGCCGCTGATTGCGGGGAATGCCAGCGTCATCTTCGAAGGCAAGCCGATCGGCACCCCGGATGCTGGCACCTATTGGCGTGTCGTGCAGGATCACGACGTCAAGGTCATGTTCACCGCTCCGACGGCCTTCCGCGCTATACGCCGGGAGGATGGCGATGGTGAACATATTGAGCGCTACGATACGTCTGGCTTGCGGGCTCTGTTTCTGGCGGGTGAACGGGCCGATACCGAGACCATCAAGTGGGCCGAACGCATGCTGAAGGTGCCGGTGATCGATCACTGGTGGCAGACCGAAACAGGATGGCCTGTTGCCGGAAATCCTGTTGGGCTCGGTCTCATGCCCGTCAAATATGGTTCCCCTACTCTTCCCATGCCCGGTTATGACCTCCAGGTGGTGGACGATGCCGGATACCCGGTCCCTGCCAATACGCTTGGTAACATCGTCCTCAAACTGCCGCTTCCGCCGGGATGTCTGGTCAGCTTCTGGAATGCGGACGATCGATTCCGTACGTCCTGCCTGGAGGAGTTTCCAGGCTACTACAAAACCGCGGACGCCGGTCTGGTGGATGAAGACGGCTATGTATTCGTCATGGCGCGGACCGACGACATCATCAACTGCGCCGGTCACCGTCTGTCGACAGGAGCCATGGAAGAAGTCTGCGCCATGCATCCTGATGTGGCGGAGTGTGCCGTCATCGGCGTCGCCGATGCGCTGAAAGGTCAGATTCCGTGCGGCTTTCTTGTGCTCAAGGCCAAGGTTGATCGTGATGAAAAACTGATTGCCAAGGAAATCGTGGAGCTCGTCCGCAACGAAATCGGTCCCGTCGCCGCTTTCAAGAATGTCATGGTCGTGACGCGTCTGCCCAAGACACGGTCCGGCAAAATCTTGCGTGGCACCATGCAGAAGATTGCGGATGGACTACCTTGGAAAATGCCCGCGACCATCGATGACCCTACTATTCTTGATGAGATCAGCGAAATCCTGCAGAAGCATGGATATTGCGAGCCTCAGAAAGCTCTAGCCGGCTAA
- a CDS encoding DUF1013 domain-containing protein — protein sequence MAQQLLMPKATAVWLVDNTALSFDQIAQFCKLHPLEVKAIADGEAAQGIKGLDPIATGQLSRDEIARAEKDINYKLKLSEPKVRVPESKRRGPRYTPVSKRQDRPNAILWLVRNHPELKDTQISRLVGTTKSTIEQIRERTHWNAANLTPMDPVTLGLCSQIDLDLEVERASKNRPLPTAAELGATLQAANETENLGYRYEREEEKELDADAVFAKLSSLKSTRRDDEEEEDRF from the coding sequence ATGGCTCAACAATTGCTTATGCCGAAGGCAACCGCAGTATGGCTGGTTGACAACACGGCACTCTCCTTCGATCAGATCGCTCAGTTTTGCAAGCTGCATCCGCTCGAAGTGAAAGCAATTGCGGATGGTGAAGCAGCGCAGGGCATCAAGGGCCTGGACCCGATCGCGACCGGCCAGCTTTCCCGCGACGAGATCGCACGCGCCGAGAAAGATATCAACTACAAGCTGAAGCTTTCCGAGCCGAAGGTTCGCGTTCCGGAATCGAAGCGCCGCGGCCCGCGTTACACCCCGGTTTCTAAGCGTCAGGATCGTCCGAATGCCATTCTCTGGCTGGTTCGCAACCATCCGGAACTGAAAGACACGCAGATCTCACGTTTGGTCGGGACGACAAAATCGACCATCGAGCAGATCCGCGAGCGTACCCATTGGAACGCCGCTAACCTGACGCCGATGGATCCGGTTACACTGGGCCTTTGCAGCCAGATCGATCTGGATCTGGAAGTAGAACGTGCATCGAAGAACCGTCCGCTGCCGACAGCTGCGGAACTCGGCGCGACACTGCAGGCCGCGAATGAGACCGAAAATCTCGGTTACCGTTACGAGCGGGAAGAAGAGAAAGAACTGGATGCGGACGCCGTCTTCGCCAAGCTTTCATCGCTCAAGTCCACGCGTCGGGATGACGAAGAGGAAGAAGATCGCTTCTGA
- the acs gene encoding acetate--CoA ligase, with translation MTEKVYPVQKAVKARALIDKDKYLKWYEESVENPDKFWGKHGKRIDWFKPYTKVKNTSFKGKVSIKWFEDGLTNVSYNCIDRHLKTHGERTAIIWEGDNPYIDKKITYNQLYDQVCRLANVMKKHGVKKGDRVTIYMPMIPEAAYAMLACARIGAVHSVVFGGFSPEALAGRIVDCQSTFVITCDEGVRGGKPVPLKENTDKAIHIAARQYVTVSNVLVVRRTGGKINWAPGRDLWYHQEIASVKGHCEPVKMKAEDPLFILYTSGSTGKPKGVLHTTGGYLVYAAMTHEYVFDYHDGDIYWCTADVGWVTGHSYIVYGPLANCATTLMFEGVPNFPDQGRFWEVVDKHKVNIFYTAPTAIRSLMGAGDEFVTRSNRTSLRLLGTVGEPINPEAWEWYYNVVGEKRCAVVDTWWQTETGGHMITPLPGATDLKPGSATLPFFGIKPQLVDNEGNVLEGAADGNLCITDSWPGQMRTVYGDHERFIQTYFSTYKGKYFTGDGCRRDADGYYWITGRVDDVLNVSGHRLGTAEVESALVSHHLVSEAAVVGYPHNVKGQGIYCYVTLMEGNEGTDALRQELVKHVRQEIGPIASPDKIQFAPGLPKTRSGKIMRRILRKIAEDDFGALGDTSTLADPGVVDDLIANRQNKAPAAA, from the coding sequence ATGACGGAAAAAGTCTATCCTGTGCAGAAGGCAGTGAAGGCGCGCGCGCTGATCGACAAGGACAAGTACCTGAAATGGTACGAGGAAAGCGTTGAAAACCCTGACAAGTTCTGGGGCAAGCATGGCAAGCGCATTGACTGGTTCAAGCCCTACACAAAGGTCAAGAATACCTCCTTCAAGGGTAAGGTCTCCATCAAGTGGTTTGAAGACGGCCTGACCAATGTTTCCTACAACTGCATCGACCGTCACCTGAAAACTCATGGTGAGCGGACCGCCATCATCTGGGAAGGCGATAATCCGTACATCGACAAGAAGATCACGTATAACCAGCTCTACGACCAGGTTTGCCGCCTGGCGAACGTCATGAAAAAACATGGCGTCAAGAAAGGTGACCGCGTCACCATCTACATGCCGATGATTCCAGAAGCCGCCTATGCCATGCTGGCCTGCGCCCGCATCGGTGCAGTTCACTCTGTGGTGTTCGGCGGTTTCTCGCCGGAAGCTCTGGCGGGCCGCATCGTGGATTGCCAGTCAACCTTCGTCATCACCTGCGATGAAGGTGTCCGCGGTGGAAAGCCGGTGCCGCTAAAGGAAAATACCGACAAGGCGATCCATATCGCTGCACGTCAGTATGTTACCGTTTCCAACGTTCTGGTCGTGCGCCGTACCGGTGGCAAGATCAACTGGGCACCAGGCCGCGACCTTTGGTACCATCAGGAAATCGCCAGCGTAAAAGGCCATTGCGAACCCGTGAAGATGAAGGCGGAAGATCCGCTTTTCATTCTTTACACCTCAGGTTCGACCGGCAAACCCAAAGGTGTTCTGCACACCACCGGCGGCTATCTCGTTTACGCTGCCATGACCCATGAATACGTCTTCGACTATCATGACGGTGACATCTACTGGTGCACAGCCGATGTGGGCTGGGTCACGGGCCATTCCTATATCGTCTATGGTCCACTGGCGAATTGCGCCACCACGCTGATGTTCGAAGGCGTACCGAACTTTCCGGATCAGGGCCGCTTCTGGGAAGTGGTCGACAAGCACAAGGTCAACATCTTCTATACCGCGCCGACCGCCATCCGCTCCCTGATGGGGGCTGGCGACGAGTTCGTCACCCGATCGAACCGCACAAGCCTTCGTCTGCTCGGGACCGTTGGTGAGCCCATCAACCCGGAAGCCTGGGAATGGTACTACAATGTGGTGGGCGAGAAACGCTGCGCCGTGGTCGATACCTGGTGGCAGACGGAAACGGGCGGCCACATGATTACGCCGCTACCAGGAGCGACGGATCTGAAACCCGGTTCGGCCACCCTGCCCTTCTTCGGCATCAAGCCGCAACTGGTTGATAACGAAGGCAATGTGCTTGAGGGTGCCGCTGACGGCAATCTCTGCATCACCGATAGCTGGCCGGGACAGATGCGCACCGTGTACGGCGATCACGAGCGTTTCATCCAGACCTATTTCTCCACCTACAAGGGCAAGTACTTCACGGGTGACGGTTGCCGCCGTGATGCGGACGGCTACTATTGGATCACGGGTCGCGTGGATGATGTTCTGAACGTTTCCGGCCACCGTCTCGGGACGGCGGAAGTCGAGTCCGCGCTGGTTTCGCATCATCTTGTTTCCGAAGCAGCAGTGGTTGGGTATCCGCACAACGTCAAGGGACAGGGCATTTATTGCTATGTGACGTTGATGGAGGGCAACGAGGGCACAGACGCGCTGCGCCAGGAGCTCGTGAAGCATGTGCGTCAGGAAATCGGTCCCATCGCCTCACCTGACAAGATCCAGTTCGCGCCCGGTCTACCCAAGACGCGCTCCGGCAAGATCATGCGCCGCATCCTGCGCAAGATTGCTGAAGACGATTTCGGCGCGCTGGGCGATACCTCCACGCTGGCCGATCCGGGTGTTGTCGACGATCTGATCGCCAACCGGCAGAACAAGGCGCCAGCCGCCGCTTGA
- a CDS encoding thermonuclease family protein has protein sequence MVEGPVSAEVIRVIDGDTILVTARPWPQQSVEVYVRLRGIDTPELKSKCARGQEAAEAAKHFLEEMAGASSTVKLTRISADKYFGRIVADVVLQDGRDPAREMMAAGFAASYSGQGRKNDFCQLASNE, from the coding sequence GTGGTTGAAGGTCCCGTATCCGCGGAGGTGATCCGCGTCATTGATGGCGACACAATTCTGGTAACAGCGCGACCGTGGCCGCAGCAAAGCGTGGAGGTCTATGTTCGGCTTCGAGGTATCGACACGCCGGAACTGAAGTCGAAATGCGCACGCGGACAAGAGGCGGCTGAAGCAGCGAAACACTTTCTGGAAGAGATGGCCGGTGCCTCGTCAACCGTCAAACTGACCCGCATTTCGGCCGACAAATATTTCGGCCGCATCGTTGCTGACGTCGTACTGCAAGATGGACGTGATCCAGCCCGTGAAATGATGGCTGCCGGTTTCGCCGCCAGCTATTCCGGGCAGGGCCGGAAGAATGATTTCTGCCAACTGGCCAGCAATGAATGA
- a CDS encoding ABC-F family ATP-binding cassette domain-containing protein — MIRIENISKQNSHRLLYIEASAALNRGEKIGLVGPNGAGKTTLFRMITGEEQPDEGQVSVDRGVTIGYFDQDVGEMSGRSAVAEVMAGAGPVSEVAAELHDLEAAMSDPDRMDEMDTIIERYGEVQARYEELDGYGLDGRAREVLAGLSFSQEMMDGDVSKLSGGWKMRVALARILLMRPDVMLLDEPSNHLDLESLIWLENFLKTYDGALLMTSHDREFMNRIVNKIIEIDAGSLNTYSGDYTFYERQREQNEKQQQAQFERQQAMLAKEIKFIERFKARASHAAQVQSRVKKLDKIDRVEPPRRRQTVAFDFLPAPRSGEDVVNIKGIHKAYGSRVIYNGLDFMIRRRERWCIMGVNGAGKSTLLKLVTGGTEPDAGTVTIGASVKLGYFAQHSMDLLDGENTVLGWLEERFPKAGQAPLRALSGCFGFSGDDVEKRCRVLSGGEKARLVMAAMLFDPPNLLVLDEPTNHLDIDTKEMLIKALSSFEGTMLFVSHDRHFLGALSNRVLEVTPDGVERYEGGYLEYVERTGREAPGIHI, encoded by the coding sequence ATGATCCGCATTGAGAACATCTCCAAGCAGAACAGTCATCGGCTGCTTTATATCGAAGCCTCGGCAGCGCTGAACCGCGGTGAGAAAATCGGTCTTGTCGGGCCGAACGGTGCGGGCAAAACAACGCTCTTCCGCATGATTACCGGCGAGGAGCAGCCGGATGAAGGCCAGGTTTCCGTGGATCGCGGGGTCACCATCGGGTATTTCGATCAGGACGTCGGTGAAATGTCGGGCCGTTCTGCCGTGGCGGAGGTGATGGCCGGGGCAGGGCCAGTCAGCGAAGTGGCCGCAGAACTGCATGATCTTGAAGCCGCCATGTCGGATCCCGATCGGATGGACGAGATGGATACGATCATCGAGCGTTATGGCGAGGTGCAGGCCCGCTATGAGGAACTGGATGGCTACGGACTGGATGGACGCGCGCGCGAGGTTCTCGCCGGTCTCTCCTTCAGCCAGGAAATGATGGATGGTGACGTCTCGAAGCTCTCCGGTGGCTGGAAGATGCGCGTTGCGCTCGCCCGTATCCTGCTAATGCGGCCTGATGTGATGCTGCTCGACGAACCGAGTAACCACCTGGACCTTGAAAGCCTGATCTGGCTCGAAAATTTCCTGAAGACCTATGACGGAGCATTGCTCATGACCTCGCACGACCGCGAGTTCATGAACCGCATCGTCAACAAGATCATCGAGATCGACGCGGGATCGCTGAACACCTATTCGGGCGATTACACCTTTTATGAGCGTCAGCGCGAACAGAATGAAAAGCAGCAACAGGCCCAGTTCGAGCGTCAGCAGGCCATGCTGGCGAAAGAAATCAAATTCATCGAACGCTTCAAGGCGCGTGCGTCTCACGCAGCGCAGGTGCAAAGCCGCGTCAAGAAGCTGGACAAGATCGACCGGGTTGAGCCGCCAAGACGCCGTCAAACCGTCGCCTTCGACTTTTTGCCTGCACCCCGCTCGGGGGAAGATGTCGTCAACATCAAAGGAATCCACAAAGCCTATGGCAGCCGCGTGATCTACAACGGGCTGGATTTCATGATCCGTCGTCGCGAGCGTTGGTGCATCATGGGGGTCAACGGTGCCGGAAAATCGACCCTGCTGAAGCTGGTGACTGGCGGCACGGAGCCGGACGCAGGAACCGTGACTATCGGTGCCAGCGTCAAGCTCGGCTATTTCGCCCAGCACTCGATGGATTTGCTGGATGGTGAAAACACAGTGCTTGGATGGCTGGAAGAGCGTTTCCCGAAAGCCGGACAGGCACCTTTGCGTGCTCTTTCCGGCTGCTTCGGTTTTTCGGGAGACGATGTCGAAAAGCGGTGCCGTGTTCTGTCTGGAGGCGAAAAGGCACGGCTTGTCATGGCGGCCATGCTTTTTGACCCGCCAAACCTGCTGGTGCTGGACGAACCGACGAACCACTTGGACATCGATACCAAGGAAATGCTGATCAAGGCACTCTCCTCGTTCGAAGGCACCATGCTTTTTGTCAGCCACGACCGTCACTTCCTCGGTGCGCTTTCCAACCGAGTTCTGGAAGTCACTCCGGACGGCGTGGAGCGCTATGAAGGTGGCTATCTGGAATATGTCGAGCGGACAGGACGCGAGGCTCCCGGCATCCATATCTGA
- the rplU gene encoding 50S ribosomal protein L21 produces MFAVIKTGGKQYRVAANDVVTIEKLDVAAGEVVEFNEVLVIGEGADAKIGAPFVAGAVVKAEVVEHNRGAKVLSFKKRRRQNSKRIRGHRQHHTVVRITAINA; encoded by the coding sequence ATGTTCGCAGTCATCAAGACCGGCGGTAAGCAGTACCGCGTAGCGGCAAATGATGTCGTTACAATTGAAAAGCTGGACGTCGCCGCTGGCGAAGTTGTCGAATTCAACGAAGTCCTGGTTATCGGCGAAGGCGCTGATGCCAAGATCGGCGCGCCTTTCGTGGCTGGCGCCGTGGTCAAGGCTGAAGTGGTCGAGCATAACCGTGGTGCGAAGGTTCTGTCCTTCAAGAAGCGTCGCCGTCAGAATTCCAAGCGTATTCGCGGTCATCGCCAGCATCACACGGTTGTTCGCATCACCGCGATCAACGCCTGA
- the rpmA gene encoding 50S ribosomal protein L27: MAHKKAGGSSRNGRDSESKRLGVKKFGGEAVLAGNIIVRQRGTQWHPGANVGLGKDHTIFALTAGNVNYRTKANGRVYVSVMPKAEAAE, from the coding sequence ATGGCACATAAAAAAGCTGGCGGTTCATCGCGTAACGGTCGCGATTCTGAATCCAAGCGCCTTGGCGTGAAGAAGTTTGGCGGCGAAGCTGTGCTCGCTGGCAACATCATCGTGCGTCAGCGCGGTACGCAGTGGCATCCGGGCGCCAATGTTGGCCTCGGCAAGGACCACACCATTTTTGCGCTTACAGCAGGCAATGTGAACTACCGTACGAAGGCCAATGGCCGCGTGTACGTGTCTGTGATGCCGAAAGCGGAAGCAGCGGAATAA